The genomic window CTGAACCTTCCCACCCGCGCGCTCCTGCCGGTCATCCCGCTGGTCCCCGTGCCCGGCACGCTGACCGGCGCCGCCGTCGTGCAGCTTTCTCCCGATCTCTGAGGCCACATGAGCAGCAAACAGATAAGGATCCTTGCCATCGTGCTGCTGGTACTGGCCGCGCTGCTGGCGGTCATGGCGTGGCAGGTGGCGCGCACGCAGTCGGTCGCCATTCCGCATGCCAAGGCCAGGCCGGCCCACGCCGTGGTGGTCACCACGCGCGCCGTGGAAGCGGGCAAGCCGCTGACGGCTGATGCGCTGGCGGTCATGGAGCTGCCGATCGACCCGGCCGGCGCCTACCAGGACGCCGCGCGCGTGGTGGGGCAGGTGCCGGTGGTCAACCTGGGCGCCAACGTGCCCGTGCTCGAAGGCCAGTTGCTGTCCGGGCTGGCACGGCAGATTCCCGATGGCGAACGCGCGCTGGCCGTGGCCGTGGACGAGGTGATCGGCGTGGGCCACCAGGTGCAGCCCGGCGATTTCGTCGACGTGTTCGTGACGCTGCGCCGCGACAGCCAGGAGATTGGCGAAAGCCAGAGCCGCCTGCTGCTGTCTCACCTGCGCGTGCTGGCCTACGGCAGCGGCAGCGTCAGCGATACCCGCAAGGTGCAGGCCGAGCAGATGATGGCGCGCCGCGAGGGCGCCAAGACGGCGGTGTTGTCGGTGCCGGTGGACCAGGTGGGCAAGCTGGCGATGGCGCAGCAGGCCGGCCGGCTGGTGCTGGCGCTGCGCAACCCGGCCGATCCGTCGATGCCCAGCGACGGCATGTATGCCGAACCGCCGGCCGTGCTGCCGGCGCGCGCCGGCGTGCCGGCCGAGGCCCAGCGGTCGCCGGTGGACCGCGCCGCCGCCGGCATCAGCCTGGTCGGACTAGCCGGCCCGAATGCCGCGCCGACCCCGCGCACCACGGCGCAGCCGCCCCGCCCGCTGCCGGCACCGGTGCCGGCGGCCCCGGCCACGCGGCGCGAGCCCCAGGACAACCCCGTCGGCGTGGAAGTGATCCGCGCCGGCAAGCGAGCGATCGAATAACGGACAACAGGGCATGCCCAAACCCATGACAGCCCGAGGCAATACCGGCCGGATCGGCCGGCGCGTGGTCACCATCGCCCTGCTGGCGATGACGTCGATACCG from Cupriavidus pauculus includes these protein-coding regions:
- the cpaB gene encoding Flp pilus assembly protein CpaB, with the translated sequence MSSKQIRILAIVLLVLAALLAVMAWQVARTQSVAIPHAKARPAHAVVVTTRAVEAGKPLTADALAVMELPIDPAGAYQDAARVVGQVPVVNLGANVPVLEGQLLSGLARQIPDGERALAVAVDEVIGVGHQVQPGDFVDVFVTLRRDSQEIGESQSRLLLSHLRVLAYGSGSVSDTRKVQAEQMMARREGAKTAVLSVPVDQVGKLAMAQQAGRLVLALRNPADPSMPSDGMYAEPPAVLPARAGVPAEAQRSPVDRAAAGISLVGLAGPNAAPTPRTTAQPPRPLPAPVPAAPATRREPQDNPVGVEVIRAGKRAIE